One part of the Mariniflexile litorale genome encodes these proteins:
- a CDS encoding riboflavin synthase subunit beta, giving the protein MGILKLRKNKKFSYTPRYFDDKGEGNPFEIKHKFDEHRKTVGGNVGFKTKLNNALDDLKNNPDKKADKRILIIVAVLVFIFLAIIEFDLSIFFSK; this is encoded by the coding sequence ATGGGAATTTTAAAACTGCGAAAAAATAAAAAGTTTAGTTATACACCACGGTATTTTGACGATAAAGGTGAAGGTAATCCGTTTGAAATTAAACATAAATTTGACGAACATAGAAAAACTGTGGGAGGCAATGTAGGTTTTAAAACAAAACTGAATAATGCTTTAGACGATTTAAAAAACAACCCAGATAAAAAAGCTGACAAACGTATTTTAATTATTGTTGCAGTGTTAGTTTTTATATTTTTAGCAATCATCGAATTCGATTTATCTATATTCTTTTCTAAATAA